Within Anaerobranca californiensis DSM 14826, the genomic segment ATTAGAAGTGCAATAGTTTATTATTTATATAAAACAGAAGATGAAGAAAATATTAAACAAAGGCATTTTAAAGAAGATGAAAATAAAATCAAAATTACAAATTATAATGGTCAAAACTATTTACAAAAGGGAGAGGGTGATATCTTAAATTTATTACAAGTTTCTGATAGCGATGTTTTTGATAAAAATGGTACAGTTATTCTAAAAGCAAATAGGGTTAATATTGATAATAATAAAGAATCCATTTCTATATTAATAGAGGGAATAAAGAAGGGATATCAAACAACATTTTATTTAAAAACTTTAGGTGAAGATTACCATGAGATAGAAAATGATTTCCCCTTTTTATTAAAAGGGCAAGAAGGAGAGTTATTAAAGATTATCAATCAATATTCTAGAGATAATATAAAGAAAGAAATTGAAAAATTAAAAGCGGCTAAACAAGGGAAAGAATTAAAAAATTATTACGACAAACTACTTTTGACAGTAGAAAAAATTGATACTACTAAAGAAGCTGTTATGAGAATAGGATGGGGTAAAACATACTTTGATAACACCATTAGTAATAAAATATCAAAGCCATTTTTACAAGAAATCTTAAAAATTAGTTTCCCTAAATCAAATAAAGATAGATTTCCTATTACTAGGGTCTACTGTAAATATGATAATCAGATTATGCCATTTGGTTGGGTAAAAATTAAAGTAATGTAATTTTATTTAAATGTGAAAGGCAAATTTTTGCTTTTCACATTTTTTTTGTAATGTATGGTTTAAAATACTAAGTTATAATTATATCAAAACAATCTACAGAAAAATTTTATTATACGACAAAATTCTACATATTTCGTTAAAGGAAATAAAATTTTTCTGTAGAAGTATTAAATAGAATAAAGGATAAAGGGGGGGAAATAAGTTGCAAGGAAGTATTTTAGAAATAGGTAAAATAATATACAGTCCCAATAATTACTTAGATGAATTAATTAAACCGGTAGAAGTAAAGGATAAAAAAGGACAAAATAATCACTTTGTTCAGCTGAATTTTAACACCAAAGAGGGTAAAGTTGAAATAACAGTTAATGAGCTAAGGGAAGGTACAGTTAAGGAATTAGTTTATGTCGGTTCTGCCGATGGAGCAAGTTCGCCCCAGTGGTATGTCACCTCATCTTCCCTAGAATACTTAATTAGTCAAACAATACCCAATTTAGTTCAAATGGATATAAAAAATGTAAGTGATAAATTAGCGGGAGTTTTAGAAGAGTTTTTTTGGGATTTAGGTGAACAAAGGGGTTCAGACAAAAGGTACAGGTATATCTTAAATTTACAAAAGATATCGTCAACATTACCAGACAAAGAAGAATTACTAAAGGAAATAAAGGCTGGGACTAAATTAAAAAATTTAATTAGTAGTTTAACAAAAAAAATAACAAACTATATCAAAACTAAAGAAGGGGTTAGCGATAAATCTATTAAACTATACTATATTACAGTAGATGGGGAAAGGATTAGTGATAAAAGGGAATATATCGAAAGAATTGTCCAAGAAAAAAGTGATGTAGAAACAACAGAAGAGGGAATTTGCTATGGATGTGGTTGTAAAGAAAATCTTACCTATCATACTAAAAAATTAGCAATAAAGTTTTATACAACGAATCAATGGAATTTCCCTTCAAATTTTAATAAAGAAAATTACAAAAAAAATATGCTGCTGTGTAAAAATTGCTATAACATCCTTCAAGTAGGGGAACAATTTGTCATCAAAAATTTTGCGACTAGATTGGCAGGCTTTAATGTCTTTGTCATTCCCCATATTCTCTTCCCCGCTGATTTAACGAAAAAAGACTTGCAAGATATGGCTATTAAGACTAATCAAACCTTCGATGTCGCTAAAAGGGTAGAGGCAATACAAGATATAGAAGATGATATTTATAATTTTTTAGATGAT encodes:
- a CDS encoding TIGR02556 family CRISPR-associated protein, whose protein sequence is MQGSILEIGKIIYSPNNYLDELIKPVEVKDKKGQNNHFVQLNFNTKEGKVEITVNELREGTVKELVYVGSADGASSPQWYVTSSSLEYLISQTIPNLVQMDIKNVSDKLAGVLEEFFWDLGEQRGSDKRYRYILNLQKISSTLPDKEELLKEIKAGTKLKNLISSLTKKITNYIKTKEGVSDKSIKLYYITVDGERISDKREYIERIVQEKSDVETTEEGICYGCGCKENLTYHTKKLAIKFYTTNQWNFPSNFNKENYKKNMLLCKNCYNILQVGEQFVIKNFATRLAGFNVFVIPHILFPADLTKKDLQDMAIKTNQTFDVAKRVEAIQDIEDDIYNFLDDEEIENYFLFNIIFYKISQSSTKVLKFIKDVAPSRFKRIINTFKSVKVKFEHLLPNYNLESFGLESVYWLTPLKLNKKGEVTEFRKILKIYDSFFTGGKLDKRMIIETQTKLFKIIFYEQYQTFNIKSGNFDFDIIKSNMYLKVLEKLNLIEEGEVLDTTKLNLPAEIKDYMEEMSMNEQEGAMFLLGYLIGKVANRQYHDRGQRKPILNKLNYNGMDLAKVLRLSNEITNKLRQNKATTYETEQVFGSMSIYWTKF
- the csm5 gene encoding type III-A CRISPR-associated RAMP protein Csm5; the encoded protein is MRFSLETLTPVSIGSNDKASQFIDYIYENKKVYFIDHEKIFDYINGLPKGKDLIEQYLKIIKDQSSKNTNEVTLTSFLKNYRIDFKKYSTNIVDTLDDVKTEITLHIKTNNCPYIPGSSLKGAIRSAIVYYLYKTEDEENIKQRHFKEDENKIKITNYNGQNYLQKGEGDILNLLQVSDSDVFDKNGTVILKANRVNIDNNKESISILIEGIKKGYQTTFYLKTLGEDYHEIENDFPFLLKGQEGELLKIINQYSRDNIKKEIEKLKAAKQGKELKNYYDKLLLTVEKIDTTKEAVMRIGWGKTYFDNTISNKISKPFLQEILKISFPKSNKDRFPITRVYCKYDNQIMPFGWVKIKVM